AGATTTGAAATCTTTCAATGTAGTTCCTGCCGGTAAGTTTGATTTTAAACCTTCAAATAATTTCTGTTCAATAATCTGGTCAGCTTTTAAAGATTCATCCTCGATAAGGTAATCCGTAGAAATCTTTAATTGCTTATTGTTTCCGAAAGTTTTAGCTTCTACAGAAGAGTTTTTACCATCTTCCGTTTTGAATAATGCGACTAATTTGTCTTCAACATCTTCAGCTTTTACATCTTTATCAAATCTTACCACATAGTTTCTACCACCAGTAAAGTCGATACCGTATTTGAAACCGTGAGTTGCAATTGAAATAACACAAATAACTGTAAGAACAGCAGAAACAATGTATGCATATTTTCTCTTTCCAATGAAATCAATCCAGGTATTTCTGAATAAGTTCTTCGTAGCCGGAGTCCAAACAGAAAGTCCTTTTCCTTTATTTAATCTTGAGAAGATCATTACTCTTGAAAGCAATACGGACGTAAACAAGGTCATTAAAATACCGATCATTAACGTCAGTGCAAAACCTTTGATAGGTCCAGTTCCGAAGAAGAACAATACAACCGCCGTTAAGAATGTTGTCGTGTGACCGTCAATAATCGCATTCAATGCATGTTTGAAACCATCTTTGTAAGCTTCAAGAATACTTTTTCCTGCAAATAATTCTTCTTTAGTTCTTTCATAAATGATAACGTTCGTATCGACCGCTACTGCCATCGTAAGAACGATACCAGCGATACCTGGAAGCGTAAGGGTAAAGTCACCCGAATCCATAATACCGAAAATATAGAATAAGTTGATTACCATTGCAATTACAGCGTAAACACCAGCTCCACCGTAGTAGAAAATGATATAAACAATAATAATCGCGAATGCAATAATAAACGACATTAAACCAGAGTCAATAGCCTCCTGTCCTAAAGATGGACCTACAACGGTAGCCTGAACTACTTTTGCTCCTGCAGGCAGTTTACCAGCCCCTAAAACATCTACTAATTCTTTAGCTTCTTCCTGAGAGAAGTTACCAGAGATCTGAGTTCTACCGTTAGGGATAGCATTTACAACGTTTGGAGCAGTGTATACTCTGTTATCAAGAGTTACTGCAACAGGTTTCCCTACGTTTTTCTCCGTTAATGTTTTCCATTCTTTTGCTCCTTTGGAGTCCATTTGCATATCTACCACTACTCTGCTTAGTTCGTCGTAGCTGATATTTGCAGTTTCTACAGCACCGTCTACCGGAGCTTTTTGGTTAATGTTACCTCTGATGGCATACAATACTAAGCTTTCAGCATCTGTAGCTTCAGGTTTGTAACCCCACATGAACTGTGTATATTTAATGTTAGCCGGACGTAAAGACTGCCCTACTTTGCTGTTTAAAATTTTATTTACAACTGCAGTATCAGATAATTTTACGTTAGCAACACCATTCGTTCTTAATTTGTCAAGCTGTAAAAGGCTCATGAAGTTCACATTCTTTGCTACTCCCATAGAATCTCCTTTTGCAGCAACCATAGTGGTCAATGTTTGGAAATAAGGTGCAATTTCAGGAACCTGCTGCACTTCCCAGAACTGAAGTTTTGCGGAAGTCTGAAGCATTTTCTTCACTTTGTCGATATCCTTCATACCAGGCATCTCCACAGAAATTCTTGCCGTACCAGGTACTCTTTGAACGTTTGGCTGGATGGCTCCAAGCTTATCAATTCTCGTTCTGATAACCTCAAAAGCTGTTCCTACAGACGCATCAATTTTTCTTTTAACAATGCTTTTCACCTGTTCATCAGGAGTGTTGTACTTCACCTCAGTAAGGGTTGTGTTTCCGAAAATTTCCGGATCTGCCAACTTAAGGTTTGTTCCTTTAGCTTTGTTAATTACATCGAACTGTTCGAAGAAATTGTCGATGTAAGGTCTTGTAGAATTCTTCTGTGCTTCATCAGTTTTGTTTAAAGCCTCAATCAGAACAGGATTTGTAGAATAATTGGTTAAATCATTCACAAGATCTCTTTGGTTAATCTCCAAAAGAACGTTGATCCCTCCTTTCAAGTCAAGACCAAGTTTCATTTCCTTGTCTTTGGCTTTAGTGTAATAAAGTTTTGTGAATCCTAAATTCAAAGTATCCTTAGAAAGTCTTGCGATTTCTTTCTGATACTTCTCCGGATTGTCTCCTGCAATAGCAGTTGCCTGCTTTTCAATTTTGCTGGCGTACCATGTTGGTAATAGCTCGTTTAAGCAAATCAACCCTAGTACAATAGCGACAATTGTAATAAGTCCTTTTCCTTGCATTTTGTTATAACTACGTTAAATTAAGTCGGCAAATATAATGATTTTCTTGTATTTTATGAATTTTTAACAACAGAAATGGTTTATTTCCAGATATATTGGTATTGTGATTTCTATTTAAGATTTAACAATTTTTTCATGCTATCATAATGAAGTTTTCAAAATATGATTGGTATAAAATTTTCATTCATTCCATCAACACACTAACTATCACAATATTATGAGAAAACTACTTTTTTGCATCAGTACTTTTTCTTCCTTAATTGTTAATTCTCAAAGCCTTAATTTGGAAGAATTTGCCACGGGACTTACCAGTCCTGTAGAGATTACGAACGCCAATGACAGCCGACTTTTTGTTGTACAACAGAATGGTATCATTAAAATTATTCAACCCAATGGGACAATTAATGCCATAAATTTCCTGAATATCGGAACGAAAATTATTTTTGGTGGCGAAAGAGGCCTTCTTGGTCTTGCATTTCATCCTCAATATCCTGCTAACGGATATTTTTTTGTGTATTATAATAATCCTTCAGGAAATATTATCGTCGCGAGGTACAGTGTAAGTTCAGCAGATCCCAATGTTGCCGATCCCAATTCAGAAAAAATCCTTCTGAATATTCCCAAACCATTCGACAATCACAACGGAGGAAGCATTCATTTTGCTCCTGACGGAAAACTATGGATCATCACCGGAGACGGAGGAAGTGGTGGCGACCCCAACAATAATGCTCAAAACAAAAATGTTCTGCTTGGAAAAATGCTGAGAATAGATGTGGATGCTACCGGTCCTTACAATATTCCTCCTGACAATCCTTTTGCCGGAGCCGGAGTAGCTGGTGCCGATGAAATATGGGCATATGGCCTCAGAAATGCATGGAAATTCTCCTTTGATCTGACCACCGGAAATGCTATGATTGCCGATGTAGGACAAGGAGCTATTGAGGAAATCAACAAAATGCCGATTACTCAGGCTGGCCTAAACTATGGATGGCGCTGTTATGAAGGAAATAATTCTTACAATCCAACAGGATGCGCTGCGCAGTCTACCATGACCTTTCCTATTGCAGTTTATGATCATTCCGGAGGAAAATGTTCTATAACGGGCGGTTATGTCTACAGAGGAACTCAATATCCTTCACTTCAGGGAAAATATTTCTTCGCGGACTACTGTTCTACCCAAATTGGAATATTGGATAGCAATAATGCCATCACCTGGACGACTCCTTATTCCGGAAATAACTTTTCTACTTTCGGAGAAGACTATCAAAAAGGATTATATGTAGCTGCCGTGAACAGTGGAAAAATCTTTAAAATATCAACGG
The sequence above is a segment of the Chryseobacterium culicis genome. Coding sequences within it:
- the secD gene encoding protein translocase subunit SecD; the encoded protein is MQGKGLITIVAIVLGLICLNELLPTWYASKIEKQATAIAGDNPEKYQKEIARLSKDTLNLGFTKLYYTKAKDKEMKLGLDLKGGINVLLEINQRDLVNDLTNYSTNPVLIEALNKTDEAQKNSTRPYIDNFFEQFDVINKAKGTNLKLADPEIFGNTTLTEVKYNTPDEQVKSIVKRKIDASVGTAFEVIRTRIDKLGAIQPNVQRVPGTARISVEMPGMKDIDKVKKMLQTSAKLQFWEVQQVPEIAPYFQTLTTMVAAKGDSMGVAKNVNFMSLLQLDKLRTNGVANVKLSDTAVVNKILNSKVGQSLRPANIKYTQFMWGYKPEATDAESLVLYAIRGNINQKAPVDGAVETANISYDELSRVVVDMQMDSKGAKEWKTLTEKNVGKPVAVTLDNRVYTAPNVVNAIPNGRTQISGNFSQEEAKELVDVLGAGKLPAGAKVVQATVVGPSLGQEAIDSGLMSFIIAFAIIIVYIIFYYGGAGVYAVIAMVINLFYIFGIMDSGDFTLTLPGIAGIVLTMAVAVDTNVIIYERTKEELFAGKSILEAYKDGFKHALNAIIDGHTTTFLTAVVLFFFGTGPIKGFALTLMIGILMTLFTSVLLSRVMIFSRLNKGKGLSVWTPATKNLFRNTWIDFIGKRKYAYIVSAVLTVICVISIATHGFKYGIDFTGGRNYVVRFDKDVKAEDVEDKLVALFKTEDGKNSSVEAKTFGNNKQLKISTDYLIEDESLKADQIIEQKLFEGLKSNLPAGTTLKDFKSADKDHAGIVSSEKVGPSVADDIQTHGIYAVLAALAMIFVYILVRFRKWQFSLGAVAALFHDAVIILGAYSLLHKYMPFNMEINQDFIAAILTVLGYSINDTVIIFDRIREYLREKKSLTLAGLFDDSISSTLGRTFNTSFTTILVILAIFIFGGDNLRGFMFAMLIGIGFGTYSSIFVASAIAYDFLKTGKEEEVHGKSTSAKEELASK
- a CDS encoding PQQ-dependent sugar dehydrogenase, translated to MRKLLFCISTFSSLIVNSQSLNLEEFATGLTSPVEITNANDSRLFVVQQNGIIKIIQPNGTINAINFLNIGTKIIFGGERGLLGLAFHPQYPANGYFFVYYNNPSGNIIVARYSVSSADPNVADPNSEKILLNIPKPFDNHNGGSIHFAPDGKLWIITGDGGSGGDPNNNAQNKNVLLGKMLRIDVDATGPYNIPPDNPFAGAGVAGADEIWAYGLRNAWKFSFDLTTGNAMIADVGQGAIEEINKMPITQAGLNYGWRCYEGNNSYNPTGCAAQSTMTFPIAVYDHSGGKCSITGGYVYRGTQYPSLQGKYFFADYCSTQIGILDSNNAITWTTPYSGNNFSTFGEDYQKGLYVAAVNSGKIFKISTGTLATQENTLASIKIYPNPASKEIFIEGMKDKKATLEIISAEGRKILETNQITNGKSINISHIPAGVYYINLKSGELKSYSQKLIIK